A window of Aquitalea denitrificans contains these coding sequences:
- a CDS encoding sce7726 family protein codes for MLRDHEIRAELKARLSSIHASEPDTLIVDELGICQGLARADIAVVNGEISAFEIKSDADTLARLQTQIQYYSKICDRASIVVGHRHVDAAKMLIPSWWGLWIAKKQGDNIRLKQLRKGRINNQVEPYALAQLLWKEETFSLLEKYHAAKGIKSKPKKDLWVRLTKTIDLDTLKEEVRATLRARTDWR; via the coding sequence ATGCTTCGTGACCATGAAATAAGAGCCGAATTAAAAGCCCGCTTAAGCAGCATTCACGCTAGCGAGCCAGATACGCTGATTGTGGATGAACTGGGCATTTGCCAAGGCCTGGCCAGAGCCGACATCGCTGTCGTCAACGGTGAAATAAGTGCTTTTGAAATAAAAAGCGACGCCGATACCTTGGCAAGATTACAAACCCAGATACAGTATTATTCAAAAATCTGTGATCGTGCGTCCATCGTTGTTGGCCATCGACATGTAGATGCAGCAAAAATGCTTATCCCCTCATGGTGGGGGCTATGGATTGCTAAAAAACAGGGTGACAACATACGCCTTAAACAGCTACGCAAGGGAAGAATAAACAATCAAGTCGAGCCTTATGCCCTGGCACAATTACTTTGGAAAGAAGAAACATTTTCGTTGCTGGAAAAATATCATGCCGCAAAGGGAATAAAATCAAAGCCAAAAAAAGATTTGTGGGTACGACTGACAAAAACAATTGACCTTGATACATTAAAAGAAGAAGTACGGGCCACATTGAGAGCCCGCACTGACTGGCGCTAG
- a CDS encoding beta family protein has protein sequence MLIYFNYWLVFLCALFFMAKRYFLLNWGVEMFSHRHYVPILKMKRGELDALVGTSLHEKSSMTPLLEALLNIDEGETDPTIIVDALGDRLMQVANKWGVGRSFFLDLSFLEGALACLTSAQLCSVVGSCVPEAIVVIHHDMSAVFKNQMYALAHSQGRGCCLRVTDEDAQCAHLIQQLLQSFELPIGSIDLVLDLRSVFGQSAHIINLRTSSLMNMFQLNGFRTVTLAASAFPSALSLVMQANQVTFVRRDDWFNWISVINQSNYTRLPAFGDYSINHPDLPEGGIPRASAPNLRYTLDDAWYLAKGQGPQYHPDGNRQFHTLCQALVVSGYFSGAQFSWGDGEISAYAAGAAALGNTNAEIWRKIGFSHHFAKVISQI, from the coding sequence GTGTTGATTTATTTCAATTATTGGTTAGTTTTTTTATGTGCTTTATTTTTTATGGCCAAGCGTTATTTTTTATTGAATTGGGGGGTTGAAATGTTCTCGCATCGACACTATGTACCCATCTTGAAAATGAAACGAGGAGAGCTAGATGCTCTTGTTGGTACCTCGTTACATGAAAAATCTTCGATGACGCCACTGCTGGAGGCATTGCTGAATATTGATGAAGGTGAAACCGATCCGACAATCATAGTAGATGCGCTTGGCGACCGGCTAATGCAAGTGGCAAACAAATGGGGCGTTGGCAGAAGTTTCTTTCTGGATTTAAGCTTTTTGGAAGGAGCACTGGCTTGCCTGACTAGCGCACAGCTATGCAGCGTTGTTGGTTCTTGCGTGCCAGAAGCCATCGTGGTGATTCATCACGATATGTCGGCGGTTTTCAAAAATCAGATGTATGCGCTGGCGCACTCCCAGGGGCGGGGGTGCTGCTTGCGTGTTACCGATGAAGATGCCCAATGTGCCCATCTGATTCAACAGCTTTTGCAAAGCTTTGAACTTCCCATCGGGTCAATTGATCTGGTACTTGATTTGAGGTCTGTTTTTGGCCAGTCTGCACACATCATCAACTTGAGAACATCAAGTCTGATGAACATGTTCCAGCTGAATGGCTTTAGAACGGTTACATTGGCAGCATCAGCATTTCCATCAGCCTTGTCCCTGGTGATGCAGGCCAATCAGGTGACATTTGTTCGCAGGGATGACTGGTTTAACTGGATAAGCGTGATCAATCAGTCTAACTATACCAGGCTGCCGGCTTTTGGTGACTACAGTATTAATCACCCGGATTTGCCGGAAGGCGGGATTCCTCGTGCCTCCGCCCCTAATCTGCGCTATACGCTTGATGATGCCTGGTATTTGGCAAAGGGACAGGGGCCGCAGTACCACCCGGATGGAAATCGGCAGTTTCACACCTTGTGTCAAGCCTTGGTGGTGTCAGGATATTTTTCCGGTGCTCAATTTAGCTGGGGTGATGGCGAGATAAGCGCTTATGCAGCTGGTGCTGCAGCACTGGGAAACACTAATGCGGAAATATGGCGGAAGATAGGGTTTTCACATCATTTTGCTAAAGTGATATCGCAAATCTAG
- a CDS encoding Ltp family lipoprotein: protein MVKIIKWVGGIIVVLFALGLMWPEKNDGKTNGNDIGNTVSAETPIPGAAMELNEAAANPSSRQAEVIHDFTMPQQNAIRSAKQYLNFQGFSRAGLIQQLSSDAGDGYTVADATAAVDSLNIDWNLEAERSAKQYLSLQGFSCKGLVQQLSSSAGEGYTVSQARHGAKQAGVC, encoded by the coding sequence ATGGTGAAAATTATAAAGTGGGTAGGTGGAATCATTGTGGTGTTATTTGCACTGGGGCTGATGTGGCCAGAAAAAAATGATGGCAAGACGAATGGCAATGACATCGGAAATACGGTTTCTGCTGAAACGCCAATTCCCGGTGCAGCAATGGAGCTGAATGAGGCGGCAGCAAATCCTTCCTCCCGTCAGGCAGAAGTGATACATGACTTTACTATGCCACAGCAAAATGCTATCCGGTCAGCCAAACAATACTTGAACTTTCAAGGATTTTCTCGGGCGGGGCTGATTCAACAACTGTCTTCAGATGCCGGAGATGGTTACACGGTTGCTGATGCCACAGCTGCCGTAGATAGCCTGAATATTGATTGGAATCTGGAGGCCGAGCGATCGGCAAAGCAGTATCTCAGTTTGCAAGGTTTCTCTTGCAAGGGGCTGGTTCAGCAGCTGTCTTCCAGTGCCGGGGAAGGATATACCGTTAGCCAGGCACGCCATGGAGCCAAACAGGCAGGTGTTTGCTGA
- a CDS encoding response regulator, whose amino-acid sequence MLYLFAGSAVLFSVAVPFAQLALGKVWAFIPIYQSALVVNDLITAVLLFGQFYILGSRAVQMLATAYLFTACMAIAHALTFPGLFSTSGLLGAGPQSTAWLYMFWHGGFPLLLVAYMHQAKKTSATPGVKVKAAREIALAIMAALCLTVLCTLLATRLHGNLPSIMHGNHYTPTMRMVVGSVWGLSLLAFLQLLRRSKHTVLDLCLSMVMFSWLCDIALSAMLNAGRFDLGFYVGRIYGLLAASFVLIMLLMENSLLYARMLKTATMLREAKLVAEDATHAKSMFLANMSHEIRTPMNAIIGLSYLALKTALAPQQRSYVSKIHNAGTSLLGVVNDILDLSKAEADRIELENVSFCLDDILDHISLLLAQSAADKNLELLFEYNQTVPQGLVGDPLRLGQILTNLVGNAIKFTDSGQVKISIGVLEQVGDKLKIHFSVRDTGIGMDEAQRANLFQPFQQADGSTTRRYGGTGLGLVIAKRLIELMGGEIQLESRPGHGSAFMFSIWLGMNARAIKCLQDLPTSLKGKRVLVVDDNASARDILSEQLRSMDFSVSATNSGHNALECLQQASTDHPFDMVFIDWMMPEMDGIEVSRIIRTRYPEICIVMVTAFGHHDIRAQAEAIGIQAFLVKPANQSSLLNVMLQLAGMEARQDFSQKTADDQLPRLNGMRVLLVEDNKINQQITLELLDWAGASTTLAENGQQAIDLLQLHGPSRFDIVLMDVQMPVLDGMEATRRIKQDARFEHLPIIALTADAVNREREHCARAGMVDHIIKPIDPHLMFETMLRWGQAAMNDTNGLPLTMEVLDKHDTIPGLAEVAGLDQALGLVHVAGNQALYLHLLQQFIAEESTAVTRLTAALQQGDASTAGRIVHSLKGIAGSIGLSRLQAVCIDLQETIRQGQDATPLLSILDQQLSEIITAMRASLQMQQQATHTTTSRPETILQTLAELLASGDGEALSYFLEMAVSIRSILPSDDFSALEQAIRQFDFLVALHIVTTTQGHLDPG is encoded by the coding sequence ATGCTGTACCTGTTTGCCGGCTCGGCAGTGCTGTTCAGCGTGGCCGTTCCCTTTGCGCAGCTGGCGCTGGGCAAAGTATGGGCCTTCATCCCGATTTACCAGTCTGCACTGGTCGTCAACGATCTGATTACCGCCGTGCTGTTGTTCGGGCAGTTTTATATTCTGGGTTCGCGGGCGGTTCAGATGCTTGCCACTGCCTATCTGTTTACCGCCTGCATGGCGATAGCACATGCACTGACCTTTCCCGGCCTGTTTTCCACCAGCGGCCTGCTTGGCGCAGGACCACAATCCACTGCATGGCTGTATATGTTCTGGCATGGCGGTTTTCCCCTGCTGCTTGTCGCCTACATGCACCAGGCGAAAAAGACGTCTGCCACTCCAGGCGTAAAAGTAAAAGCGGCCCGAGAAATTGCCCTTGCCATCATGGCCGCACTCTGCCTGACCGTATTGTGTACCCTGCTGGCTACCCGCTTGCATGGCAACTTGCCAAGCATCATGCACGGCAATCACTACACCCCGACCATGCGCATGGTCGTGGGAAGCGTATGGGGGCTCAGCCTGCTGGCATTCCTGCAACTCTTGCGACGCAGCAAGCATACCGTGCTGGATTTGTGCCTGAGCATGGTGATGTTTTCCTGGCTCTGTGATATTGCCTTGTCCGCCATGCTGAATGCAGGCCGGTTTGATTTGGGATTTTATGTAGGCCGGATTTATGGTTTGCTGGCGGCTAGCTTTGTATTGATCATGTTGCTGATGGAAAACAGCTTGTTGTATGCACGGATGCTGAAAACGGCAACCATGTTGCGTGAGGCAAAACTGGTGGCAGAAGACGCGACACACGCCAAATCCATGTTTCTGGCCAATATGAGCCATGAAATCCGCACCCCGATGAATGCCATCATCGGCCTGTCCTACCTCGCGCTGAAAACCGCGCTGGCACCCCAACAGCGAAGTTATGTCAGCAAAATCCATAATGCCGGCACCTCGCTGCTGGGTGTGGTCAACGATATTCTCGATTTGTCCAAAGCAGAAGCAGACCGTATTGAGCTGGAGAATGTCAGTTTCTGCCTGGACGATATTCTCGACCATATCTCATTGCTGCTAGCCCAGAGTGCTGCCGACAAAAACTTGGAGCTGCTGTTCGAATACAACCAGACAGTGCCGCAAGGGCTGGTGGGAGACCCGCTAAGGCTAGGCCAGATCTTGACCAATCTGGTTGGTAATGCCATCAAGTTTACCGATAGCGGGCAAGTCAAAATCAGCATTGGCGTGCTGGAACAAGTGGGAGACAAGCTGAAAATACATTTTAGTGTTCGCGACACCGGCATCGGCATGGATGAGGCCCAGCGTGCCAACCTGTTCCAGCCCTTCCAGCAGGCTGATGGCTCCACCACCCGCAGGTATGGCGGTACCGGACTGGGCCTGGTGATTGCCAAACGACTCATCGAACTGATGGGTGGAGAAATTCAGCTTGAATCCCGCCCGGGTCACGGCAGCGCCTTTATGTTCAGCATCTGGCTAGGGATGAATGCACGGGCAATTAAATGCCTGCAGGATCTGCCAACCAGCCTGAAAGGCAAGCGGGTTCTGGTTGTAGACGATAACGCTTCTGCACGCGACATCCTGTCCGAGCAGTTACGGTCAATGGACTTTTCCGTCAGCGCCACCAACTCCGGCCACAATGCACTGGAATGCTTGCAGCAGGCCAGTACGGACCACCCGTTCGACATGGTTTTTATCGACTGGATGATGCCGGAAATGGACGGCATTGAAGTCAGCAGGATAATTCGTACCCGCTATCCTGAAATATGCATCGTGATGGTGACGGCATTTGGTCATCACGATATCCGTGCACAAGCCGAGGCCATCGGAATCCAGGCATTTCTGGTCAAGCCGGCAAACCAGTCGTCGCTGCTAAATGTCATGCTGCAGCTTGCCGGCATGGAAGCACGCCAGGATTTCAGCCAGAAAACCGCTGACGACCAGTTGCCCAGGCTAAATGGCATGCGGGTTCTGCTGGTTGAAGACAACAAGATCAACCAGCAGATTACGCTTGAGCTGCTGGACTGGGCTGGTGCCAGCACGACGCTGGCAGAAAACGGCCAGCAAGCGATAGATCTCTTGCAGCTACATGGCCCTTCCAGATTCGATATCGTGCTGATGGACGTACAGATGCCGGTTCTGGATGGCATGGAAGCCACGCGCCGTATCAAGCAAGACGCACGCTTCGAGCACCTGCCCATCATTGCCCTGACCGCTGATGCGGTAAACAGGGAAAGGGAGCACTGTGCCAGGGCCGGCATGGTGGACCACATCATCAAGCCCATCGACCCGCATCTGATGTTTGAAACCATGCTCCGCTGGGGGCAAGCTGCCATGAACGACACAAACGGCTTACCACTGACAATGGAAGTACTGGATAAACACGACACCATCCCGGGACTGGCTGAAGTCGCAGGCCTGGACCAGGCGCTGGGGTTGGTCCATGTCGCAGGCAACCAGGCCTTGTATCTTCATTTGTTGCAGCAGTTCATCGCCGAGGAATCCACTGCGGTAACAAGGCTGACCGCAGCACTGCAGCAGGGCGATGCAAGCACAGCCGGGCGCATCGTCCACAGCCTGAAAGGCATTGCCGGCAGCATCGGCTTGTCACGACTGCAGGCCGTGTGCATTGATTTGCAGGAAACAATCCGGCAGGGACAGGATGCAACTCCCCTGCTGTCGATACTGGATCAACAGCTGTCCGAAATCATCACCGCCATGCGCGCTTCCCTGCAGATGCAACAGCAAGCCACGCACACCACCACAAGCCGGCCTGAAACCATATTGCAGACACTGGCGGAACTGCTGGCTAGCGGTGACGGTGAAGCACTAAGCTATTTTCTGGAGATGGCAGTCTCCATCAGGAGCATACTGCCAAGCGATGACTTTAGCGCACTTGAACAGGCAATCCGTCAGTTCGACTTTCTTGTCGCCTTGCATATCGTGACCACGACTCAAGGCCATCTCGACCCAGGATGA
- a CDS encoding response regulator, with amino-acid sequence MISIAESMARQTVLIVDDTPENLTLLYSLLKDKYRVLVANSGERALQLLAAEALPDLVLLDVLMPGIGGIEVCQQLKSTARTAHIPVIFLTAMVEREAEQAGFDAGAVDYIVKPFSPLVVLARVRTHLKLKAAADFLQDQAAFLQKEVEKRTQEVQVIQDVTIMAMASLAETRDHETGNHIRRTQNYVRILALQLQSHPRFQHFLDEQTIELLYKSAPLHDIGKVGIPDYILLKPGTLTAEEFEIMKTHTILGRDAIAVAEKLLDAPSSFLRLAREIANYHQEKWDGSGYPEGLAGDAIPISARLMAVADVYDALISRRVYKPPFPHATAVEMIQAGRGQHFDPDIVDAFLYVADDFHQIALQFADKHEQDEQD; translated from the coding sequence ATGATTTCCATTGCTGAATCCATGGCCCGGCAAACCGTGCTGATTGTCGACGATACCCCGGAAAACCTTACCCTGCTTTACAGTCTGCTGAAAGACAAATACCGGGTATTGGTGGCAAACAGCGGCGAACGGGCCTTGCAATTGCTGGCAGCAGAGGCCCTGCCCGACCTGGTATTGCTGGATGTGCTGATGCCGGGAATCGGCGGCATTGAGGTATGCCAGCAATTGAAGAGCACCGCACGCACTGCGCACATTCCTGTCATTTTCCTGACCGCCATGGTTGAGCGTGAAGCAGAACAGGCTGGGTTTGACGCCGGTGCCGTGGATTACATCGTCAAGCCATTCTCACCACTGGTAGTGCTGGCTCGCGTCAGAACGCACCTGAAACTAAAGGCCGCAGCCGACTTCCTGCAGGACCAGGCCGCCTTTTTGCAGAAAGAGGTAGAAAAACGCACCCAGGAAGTCCAGGTCATTCAGGATGTCACCATCATGGCGATGGCCTCTCTGGCCGAAACCCGTGACCATGAAACGGGCAATCACATCCGCAGGACACAAAACTATGTCCGCATCCTGGCCCTGCAACTGCAATCGCACCCACGATTCCAGCATTTCCTGGACGAACAGACCATCGAATTGCTGTATAAATCCGCGCCCTTGCACGATATAGGCAAGGTAGGCATCCCGGATTACATCCTGCTAAAACCGGGCACCCTGACCGCAGAAGAGTTTGAAATCATGAAAACCCATACCATTCTGGGGCGGGATGCCATTGCTGTGGCTGAAAAGCTGCTTGATGCCCCCAGCAGTTTTTTGCGGCTGGCACGTGAAATTGCCAACTACCACCAGGAAAAGTGGGATGGCAGCGGCTACCCGGAAGGATTGGCTGGCGATGCCATTCCAATCTCAGCACGCCTGATGGCTGTTGCCGACGTTTATGATGCGCTGATCTCACGTCGCGTCTATAAACCGCCATTTCCGCACGCCACTGCCGTAGAGATGATTCAGGCAGGCCGTGGTCAGCACTTTGACCCGGACATCGTCGATGCCTTCTTGTATGTGGCAGATGACTTTCACCAGATTGCCTTGCAATTTGCAGATAAACACGAGCAAGACGAACAGGATTAA
- a CDS encoding PHA/PHB synthase family protein has protein sequence MTKPAAQQSWLIDSFENAQHFGNMLENICDPFGIGKSAIHTQLAWLCHPGKLAESNVQLAQKLFDLQQYAARRYWGMQGPDVEEAHPEDTRFVEPEWSDSVSFDIAKQWYLILTHHIQDMLYETPGQSVQAKRQTAFWCRNWLNALSPSNFFWTNPVAMRRAVESNGESIKRGWQNFLEDAKLGTVRMSSTEEFKVGENLGTTPGKVVFRNELFELIHYTPTAKAVHQVPVVIVPPCINKFYVLDLTPKKSLIRYLLEQGLDTYIISWRNPGAEQAGTTFDQYLQEGLDQAFRVARELSAQPQVNAVGYCIGGAMLATWLAWSSQQYAGSVNPVASATFFATLVDYHSPGDIEVFIDPATLDWLDGKMAETGYLDGKDMAMSFRMLRPNSLIWNYVVHGWLYGEKLSAFDVLYWNMDTTRMPAAMHSWYLRQFYLHNNLIKPNALNVAGHDINLENITQPVYAVAAVDDHIAPWKQSFRLNHLLTGDKRFVLSTSGHILGIVNPPVSPPKRAFWVGQAERHQSPEHWKQSAEHHTGSWWEDWMQWLKPQSGELAKAPAVSSRQYPALADAPGSYVLEP, from the coding sequence ATGACAAAACCAGCAGCACAACAGTCTTGGCTTATCGATTCTTTTGAGAATGCACAGCATTTTGGCAATATGCTGGAAAACATCTGCGACCCTTTCGGCATTGGCAAATCCGCCATACACACCCAGTTGGCCTGGCTATGCCACCCCGGCAAGCTCGCCGAGTCCAATGTGCAGCTGGCACAGAAGCTGTTTGACCTGCAACAGTATGCTGCCCGCCGCTACTGGGGAATGCAGGGGCCGGATGTAGAAGAAGCACATCCCGAAGACACCCGTTTTGTTGAGCCGGAATGGTCGGACAGTGTGTCTTTCGATATTGCCAAACAGTGGTATCTGATTCTCACCCATCACATTCAGGACATGCTGTACGAAACCCCAGGGCAGTCGGTACAGGCCAAGCGACAGACTGCTTTCTGGTGCCGTAACTGGCTGAATGCGCTCTCACCCAGCAATTTTTTCTGGACCAACCCGGTTGCCATGCGTCGGGCGGTGGAGAGTAATGGTGAAAGCATAAAGCGAGGCTGGCAGAACTTCCTGGAAGACGCCAAACTGGGCACGGTACGCATGAGCAGTACCGAGGAATTCAAAGTAGGGGAAAACCTGGGCACCACCCCAGGCAAGGTAGTCTTCCGCAATGAGCTGTTCGAGCTGATTCATTACACCCCTACCGCCAAGGCCGTACATCAGGTACCCGTGGTGATTGTGCCGCCCTGCATCAACAAGTTTTACGTACTGGACCTGACACCCAAAAAGAGCTTGATCCGCTATCTGCTGGAGCAAGGGCTGGATACCTACATCATCAGCTGGCGCAACCCCGGAGCCGAACAGGCCGGCACCACTTTTGACCAATATCTGCAAGAAGGGCTGGATCAAGCATTCCGGGTGGCACGCGAATTGTCCGCTCAGCCACAAGTCAATGCCGTCGGCTACTGCATAGGTGGAGCCATGCTGGCCACATGGCTGGCATGGAGCAGCCAGCAATACGCAGGCAGCGTCAACCCCGTAGCCAGCGCCACTTTTTTTGCCACCCTGGTGGACTACCACAGCCCTGGTGATATCGAAGTATTCATCGACCCGGCCACCCTGGATTGGCTGGATGGAAAAATGGCCGAAACCGGCTATCTAGATGGCAAGGACATGGCCATGTCCTTCCGTATGCTGCGCCCCAACAGCCTGATCTGGAATTACGTGGTACACGGCTGGCTGTATGGCGAGAAGTTGTCGGCCTTTGATGTGCTGTACTGGAATATGGATACAACCCGCATGCCGGCAGCCATGCACTCCTGGTATCTGCGCCAGTTTTACCTGCACAACAATCTGATCAAGCCCAATGCACTGAATGTTGCCGGGCATGACATCAATCTGGAAAACATCACACAGCCGGTATATGCCGTTGCCGCCGTGGATGACCATATCGCACCGTGGAAGCAGTCCTTCCGGCTCAATCACCTGTTAACCGGCGACAAGCGCTTTGTGCTGTCTACCTCTGGCCACATCCTGGGCATTGTCAACCCTCCGGTCAGCCCGCCCAAACGAGCATTCTGGGTGGGTCAGGCAGAACGCCACCAGAGTCCTGAACACTGGAAACAATCTGCCGAACACCACACTGGCAGCTGGTGGGAGGACTGGATGCAATGGCTGAAGCCACAATCGGGCGAACTGGCAAAGGCCCCTGCCGTCAGCAGCCGCCAGTACCCGGCACTGGCTGACGCGCCAGGTAGCTACGTGCTGGAGCCCTGA
- a CDS encoding DUF3761 domain-containing protein, with protein sequence MKCAALFLLATLTCQTLLAQTPTQVNNQPVEAQLIEHGSYTNKDGNSVHSPAHSKSGQAPRGATAKCRDGSYSFSQHHRGTCSRHGGVSEWLS encoded by the coding sequence ATGAAATGTGCTGCCCTGTTCCTGCTCGCCACCCTCACCTGCCAAACACTGCTTGCCCAAACCCCGACCCAGGTCAACAACCAGCCGGTTGAAGCCCAGCTAATCGAACATGGCAGCTATACCAACAAGGATGGCAACAGCGTACACAGCCCTGCCCACAGCAAATCCGGACAAGCCCCGCGCGGTGCTACCGCAAAATGCCGCGATGGCAGCTACAGTTTCAGCCAACACCACCGCGGCACCTGCTCCCGCCATGGTGGGGTCAGCGAGTGGTTAAGCTAA
- a CDS encoding substrate-binding periplasmic protein, translating to MMIEIGSEAIRRAGFIPRTKIRPWNRAMREVIDRPNAVIIYFARTPEREALFRWIAVTNTTDFKFFTKDGTAPYHTVQQAAAAGLIGVRSGSSIISWLTQQGITQQQLEQSQLAEMAKMLKAGRIASFLGASITFKTIYLQQTGALPVEGDVVYSSQSWLASGPRFPAEHAAKIAAALSRMKQDGIVEQLMRKYGR from the coding sequence ATGATGATTGAGATTGGCAGCGAAGCCATACGCCGGGCCGGCTTTATCCCGCGTACGAAAATTCGCCCGTGGAATCGCGCCATGCGCGAAGTCATTGACCGTCCCAATGCAGTCATCATCTACTTTGCCCGCACACCTGAACGAGAAGCATTATTCCGCTGGATTGCCGTCACCAACACCACGGATTTCAAATTCTTCACCAAAGACGGCACCGCGCCATACCACACAGTGCAACAGGCCGCTGCCGCTGGGCTGATTGGTGTTCGCAGCGGCTCCAGCATCATCAGTTGGCTGACCCAGCAAGGCATCACCCAGCAACAGCTGGAACAAAGCCAGCTTGCCGAAATGGCCAAAATGCTCAAAGCCGGGCGTATCGCCAGTTTCCTTGGCGCATCCATCACCTTCAAAACCATCTACCTGCAACAAACCGGAGCACTGCCGGTAGAAGGTGATGTGGTTTACAGCAGCCAAAGCTGGCTTGCATCCGGCCCGCGTTTTCCGGCAGAACACGCCGCCAAGATTGCTGCCGCGCTAAGCCGCATGAAACAGGATGGCATTGTCGAACAGCTCATGCGCAAATACGGCAGATAG
- a CDS encoding B12-binding domain-containing radical SAM protein: MKVLLICPYLDDPNIKRNDFLPSAALLSLASVLRAAGHEPVLLDLNSKRTHQQPEPTRYCHERIIQTIRQERPGFVGISFLFSGFMQTAMDYARTVKQTDPSLKIMTGGIHATTYPKEILSFCHDFDYIALGEGEPQMVEMAKRIASGTLGNLREIKSFAFRDQDGAVHVNQEREWINYEDLPMQAWDMVDFTEFEMDLGNYSNFKNHDIKNVVPVISERGCPFKCTFCDMYIVQGRKLRRRSPQRFVDELEFLVNEKGQRFFTFMDDNLTVDNKHILGICNEILRRGLDIQFTTAGGLGMNSLKTEVIDAMVAAGMTSALLAPEHGSEYIRNTVIKKGLKRDTIYQVVEDLKKHRVSLAGNWIMGFPEDTNETLQETMDMIDELQLDRNWVGALIPFPGTPIFDQCVRDNLFIDGIDTSNLWREPVRAHQEGCVIKPYNMTLKDLFNWRRQFIDIRFKYMRQL; this comes from the coding sequence TTGAAAGTACTGCTGATATGCCCCTACCTTGATGACCCCAACATCAAGCGTAACGACTTTCTTCCGTCTGCGGCCCTGCTAAGCCTGGCATCGGTACTGCGTGCAGCCGGACATGAACCGGTATTGCTGGATCTCAACAGCAAACGGACTCACCAGCAGCCCGAACCGACCCGCTACTGTCATGAGCGCATCATCCAGACAATCAGGCAGGAGAGGCCTGGCTTTGTCGGCATCTCTTTTTTGTTTTCCGGCTTCATGCAAACCGCAATGGACTATGCCCGGACAGTCAAGCAGACCGATCCCAGCCTGAAAATCATGACTGGTGGCATTCACGCCACTACCTATCCCAAGGAAATCCTCAGCTTCTGCCATGACTTCGACTACATCGCACTAGGCGAAGGTGAACCGCAAATGGTGGAAATGGCCAAGCGTATTGCCAGCGGTACGCTGGGAAATTTGCGCGAGATAAAATCATTTGCTTTCCGGGATCAGGATGGTGCGGTGCATGTAAACCAGGAGCGGGAATGGATCAACTACGAAGACCTCCCCATGCAGGCCTGGGACATGGTGGATTTCACCGAATTTGAAATGGACCTTGGCAACTACTCCAATTTCAAGAACCATGACATCAAGAATGTGGTACCCGTCATTTCAGAACGGGGCTGTCCATTCAAGTGTACCTTCTGCGACATGTACATCGTGCAGGGAAGAAAGTTAAGACGCCGTTCACCGCAGCGATTTGTTGATGAGCTGGAGTTTCTTGTCAATGAAAAAGGGCAGCGCTTCTTTACCTTCATGGATGACAACCTGACCGTAGACAATAAACATATTCTGGGCATCTGTAATGAAATCCTCCGCCGCGGGCTGGACATCCAGTTCACTACCGCCGGAGGATTGGGTATGAACAGCCTGAAAACAGAAGTAATCGACGCCATGGTTGCTGCCGGAATGACATCTGCACTGTTGGCACCCGAACACGGTTCAGAATATATCCGCAATACGGTTATCAAGAAGGGACTGAAGCGGGATACCATTTATCAGGTAGTGGAAGACCTGAAAAAACATCGCGTCAGCCTGGCGGGAAACTGGATCATGGGATTTCCCGAAGACACCAACGAGACGCTGCAAGAAACCATGGACATGATTGATGAACTGCAGCTGGATCGAAACTGGGTTGGTGCACTCATTCCCTTTCCCGGAACACCAATATTCGATCAGTGCGTTCGGGATAATCTGTTTATTGATGGCATTGACACCAGCAATTTATGGCGCGAACCCGTACGCGCCCATCAGGAAGGCTGTGTCATCAAACCCTATAATATGACACTGAAAGATCTATTCAACTGGCGCCGCCAGTTTATTGACATCCGCTTCAAATACATGCGCCAGCTGTAA